In Labrus bergylta chromosome 1, fLabBer1.1, whole genome shotgun sequence, one genomic interval encodes:
- the osbp gene encoding oxysterol-binding protein 1 isoform X16: MSEPKPPTPTPGDNYKGWLFKWTNYIKGYQRRWFVLSNGLLSYYRSQAEMGHTCRGTINLATANIAVEDSCNFVISNGGAQTYHLKANSEIERQRWITALELAKAKAVHMQAESDDSGDECPAVPPTSGQGGGCRNSEVQSTLRTLNSKVEDLTTCNDLIVKHGSALQRSLTELEAVRVGGDMGEKIRQVTERATLFRITSNAMINACRDFLSLAQSHSKRWQKALQVERDQRIRLEETLEQLAKQHNHLERAFRGATVLPSSFSNSTLGNKGGAGKGDASDEDDDNEFFDAMEDPAEFITVPADPKYHRSGSNVSGLSSETGMDDQSVNFDEQSLASNPESPQPLELEPVRQRRTRIPDKPNYYLNLWSIMKNCIGKELSKIPMPVNFNEPLSMLQRLSEDLEYFELLDKAAKCQSSLEQMCYVAAFTVSSYSTTVHRTGKPFNPLLGETFELDRLKECGYRSLCEQVSHHPPAAAHHAFSEKGWSLRQEITLASKFRGKYLSIMPLGSIQCLFEKSNNHYSWKKVTTTIHNIIVGKLWIDQSGEIDVVNHKTGDRCHLKFTPYSYFSRDVPRKVTGVVTDKEGKAHYVLSGTWDEKMEFSRVMQSSKGENGTEGKQRTVYQTLKAKEIWTKNPLPEGAENMYYFSSLALTLNEHEEGVAPTDSRRRPDQRLMEDGRWDEANAEKQRLEEKQRITRREREREAVKVASSPEEAVTEDSINDSPLKTDAVETATEANEVSEESIHQDNHQALWFEKLDDPVSGETLHVYKGGYWEAKDQAEWDLCPDIF; encoded by the exons ATGTCGGAGCCCAAGCCCCCAACCCCAACCCCTGGAGACAACTACAAGGGCTGGCTCTTCAAATGGACTAACTACATTAAAGGTTACCAGAGACGCTGGTTTGTCCTAAGCAATGGACTTCTGTCTTACTACAG GAGCCAGGCAGAGATGGGTCACACATGTCGAGGCACCATCAATTTGGCAACTGCCAATATTGCTGTTGAGGACTCCTGTAATTTTGTCATTTCCAATGGAGGGGCACAAACCTATCACCTTAAGGCCAACTCAGAAATAGAGCGCCAGCGATGGATCACTGCTCTGGAGCTTGCCAAGGCAAAGGCTGTCCACATGCAGGCTGAATCAG aTGACTCAGGCGATGAATGTCCAGCTGTGCCCCCCACCTCAGGACAGGGTGGCGGTTGCCGTAACTCAGAAGTCCAGTCCACACTACGCACACTCAACAGCAAGGTGGAGGACCTCACCACCTGTAATGATCTTATTGTAAAGCATGGCTCTGCCCTCCAAAG gtctctGACAGAACTGGAGGCGGTTCGTGTCGGAGGCGACATGGGGGAAAAGATAAGACAAGTTACAGAAAGAGCAACGCTGTTCAGAATAACCTCCAACGCCATGATTAAT GCTTGTAGAGACTTTCTCTCCCTGGCACAGAGCCACAGTAAGCGCTGGCAGAAGGCCTTACAGGTTGAAAGAGACCAGAGGATACGGCTGGAGGAGACTCTGGAGCAGCTTGCTAAACAGCACAACCACTTGGAAAGAGCTTTCCGAGGAGCTACAGTTCTCCCATCTTCATTCAGCAATTCCACCTTAGGAAACAAAG GTGGGGCAGGAAAAGGTGATGCcagtgatgaggatgatgataaCGAATTCTTTGATGCTATGGAAGACCCAGCAGAGTTTATTACTGTCCCTGCTGATCCCAAGTATCACAG ATCTGGCAGCAACGTCAGCGGGCTCAGCAGTGAGACTGGAATGGACGATCAGTCCGTTAAT TTTGATGAGCAGTCTTTGGCATCCAATCCAGAGTCTCCACAGCCCCTGGAGCTAGAGCCAGTTAGACAAAGAAGGACACGAATCCCCGACAAGCCCAACTATTACCTCAACCTGTGGAGCATTATGAAGAATTGCATTGGAAAGGAGCTCTCAAAGATACCAATGCCT GTGAATTTCAATGAGCCCCTCTCAATGCTGCAACGTCTATCTGAAGACCTGGAGTACTTCGAACTGCTGGATAAGGCTGCTAAATGTCAGAGCTCTCTGGAGCAGATGTGTTATGTTGCTGCGTTTACAGTCTCCTCCTATTCCACAACAGTCCACCGCACAGGAAAGCCCTTCAATCCTCTACTGGGTGAAACATTTGAGCTTGACAGGCTAAAAGAGTGCGGCTACCGCTCCCTCTGTGAACAG GTGAGTCACCatccacctgctgctgctcaccaCGCCTTCTCAGAAAAGGGCTGGAGCCTCAGACAAGAAATCACCTTGGCCAGCAAGTTCAGAGGAAAATATCTTTCCATCATGCCTTTGG GTTCTATTCAGTGTCTATTTGAAAAGAGCAACAATCACTACTCCTGGAAGAAAGtgacaacaacaatacacaacattaTTGTTGGTAAATTATGGATTGACCAG TCAGGCGAGATCGATGTGGTGAACCACAAGACAGGAGATCGCTGCCACCTGAAGTTTACTCCTTACAGTTACTTCTCTAGGGATGTACCAAGAAAG GTCACTGGAGTTGTCACAGACAAGGAAGGAAAGGCCCACTATGTGCTATCAGGAACCTGGGATGAGAAGATGGAGTTTTCCAGAGTAATGCAGAGCAGTAAAGGCGAGAACGGCACCGAAGGCAAACAGAGGACTGTCTATCAGACACTCAAAGCGAAAGAAATCTGGACAAAGAATCCTTTACC AGAGGGAGCGGAGAACATGTACTACTTCTCCTCACTGGCCTTGACGCTCAATGAGCATGAAGAGGGAGTGGCGCCGACAGACAGTCGCAGACGCCCTGACCAACGGTTAATGGAGGACGGCCGTTGGGACGAGGCcaatgcagaaaaacagagactgGAGGAGAAACAACGCATTACAcggcgagagagggagagggaggctGTCAAGGTAGCCAGTTCACCTGaggaag CTGTCACTGAGGATTCAATCAATGATTCACCCTTGAAAA CTGATGCAGTGGAGACTGCCACAGAAGCTAATGAGGTTTCAGAAGAAA GCATCCATCAGGACAACCACCAGGCACTGTGGTTTGAGAAGTTGGACGACCCAGTATCCGGAGAGACCTTGCATGTCTACAAGGGCGGTTACTGGGAGGCAAAGGACCAAGCTGAATGGGACCTGTGCCCCGACATCTTCTAA
- the osbp gene encoding oxysterol-binding protein 1 isoform X6 has product MSEPKPPTPTPGDNYKGWLFKWTNYIKGYQRRWFVLSNGLLSYYRSQAEMGHTCRGTINLATANIAVEDSCNFVISNGGAQTYHLKANSEIERQRWITALELAKAKAVHMQAESDDSGDECPAVPPTSGQGGGCRNSEVQSTLRTLNSKVEDLTTCNDLIVKHGSALQRSLTELEAVRVGGDMGEKIRQVTERATLFRITSNAMINACRDFLSLAQSHSKRWQKALQVERDQRIRLEETLEQLAKQHNHLERAFRGATVLPSSFSNSTLGNKGGAGKGDASDEDDDNEFFDAMEDPAEFITVPADPKYHRRSGSNVSGLSSETGMDDQSVNFDEQSLASNPESPQPLELEPVRQRRTRIPDKPNYYLNLWSIMKNCIGKELSKIPMPVNFNEPLSMLQRLSEDLEYFELLDKAAKCQSSLEQMCYVAAFTVSSYSTTVHRTGKPFNPLLGETFELDRLKECGYRSLCEQVSHHPPAAAHHAFSEKGWSLRQEITLASKFRGKYLSIMPLGSIQCLFEKSNNHYSWKKVTTTIHNIIVGKLWIDQSGEIDVVNHKTGDRCHLKFTPYSYFSRDVPRKVTGVVTDKEGKAHYVLSGTWDEKMEFSRVMQSSKGENGTEGKQRTVYQTLKAKEIWTKNPLPEGAENMYYFSSLALTLNEHEEGVAPTDSRRRPDQRLMEDGRWDEANAEKQRLEEKQRITRREREREAVKVASSPEEAVTEDSINDSPLKMETATEANEVSEETDTEDSPPHTPVASSYGPSPPPYTSIHQDNHQALWFEKLDDPVSGETLHVYKGGYWEAKDQAEWDLCPDIF; this is encoded by the exons ATGTCGGAGCCCAAGCCCCCAACCCCAACCCCTGGAGACAACTACAAGGGCTGGCTCTTCAAATGGACTAACTACATTAAAGGTTACCAGAGACGCTGGTTTGTCCTAAGCAATGGACTTCTGTCTTACTACAG GAGCCAGGCAGAGATGGGTCACACATGTCGAGGCACCATCAATTTGGCAACTGCCAATATTGCTGTTGAGGACTCCTGTAATTTTGTCATTTCCAATGGAGGGGCACAAACCTATCACCTTAAGGCCAACTCAGAAATAGAGCGCCAGCGATGGATCACTGCTCTGGAGCTTGCCAAGGCAAAGGCTGTCCACATGCAGGCTGAATCAG aTGACTCAGGCGATGAATGTCCAGCTGTGCCCCCCACCTCAGGACAGGGTGGCGGTTGCCGTAACTCAGAAGTCCAGTCCACACTACGCACACTCAACAGCAAGGTGGAGGACCTCACCACCTGTAATGATCTTATTGTAAAGCATGGCTCTGCCCTCCAAAG gtctctGACAGAACTGGAGGCGGTTCGTGTCGGAGGCGACATGGGGGAAAAGATAAGACAAGTTACAGAAAGAGCAACGCTGTTCAGAATAACCTCCAACGCCATGATTAAT GCTTGTAGAGACTTTCTCTCCCTGGCACAGAGCCACAGTAAGCGCTGGCAGAAGGCCTTACAGGTTGAAAGAGACCAGAGGATACGGCTGGAGGAGACTCTGGAGCAGCTTGCTAAACAGCACAACCACTTGGAAAGAGCTTTCCGAGGAGCTACAGTTCTCCCATCTTCATTCAGCAATTCCACCTTAGGAAACAAAG GTGGGGCAGGAAAAGGTGATGCcagtgatgaggatgatgataaCGAATTCTTTGATGCTATGGAAGACCCAGCAGAGTTTATTACTGTCCCTGCTGATCCCAAGTATCACAG AAGATCTGGCAGCAACGTCAGCGGGCTCAGCAGTGAGACTGGAATGGACGATCAGTCCGTTAAT TTTGATGAGCAGTCTTTGGCATCCAATCCAGAGTCTCCACAGCCCCTGGAGCTAGAGCCAGTTAGACAAAGAAGGACACGAATCCCCGACAAGCCCAACTATTACCTCAACCTGTGGAGCATTATGAAGAATTGCATTGGAAAGGAGCTCTCAAAGATACCAATGCCT GTGAATTTCAATGAGCCCCTCTCAATGCTGCAACGTCTATCTGAAGACCTGGAGTACTTCGAACTGCTGGATAAGGCTGCTAAATGTCAGAGCTCTCTGGAGCAGATGTGTTATGTTGCTGCGTTTACAGTCTCCTCCTATTCCACAACAGTCCACCGCACAGGAAAGCCCTTCAATCCTCTACTGGGTGAAACATTTGAGCTTGACAGGCTAAAAGAGTGCGGCTACCGCTCCCTCTGTGAACAG GTGAGTCACCatccacctgctgctgctcaccaCGCCTTCTCAGAAAAGGGCTGGAGCCTCAGACAAGAAATCACCTTGGCCAGCAAGTTCAGAGGAAAATATCTTTCCATCATGCCTTTGG GTTCTATTCAGTGTCTATTTGAAAAGAGCAACAATCACTACTCCTGGAAGAAAGtgacaacaacaatacacaacattaTTGTTGGTAAATTATGGATTGACCAG TCAGGCGAGATCGATGTGGTGAACCACAAGACAGGAGATCGCTGCCACCTGAAGTTTACTCCTTACAGTTACTTCTCTAGGGATGTACCAAGAAAG GTCACTGGAGTTGTCACAGACAAGGAAGGAAAGGCCCACTATGTGCTATCAGGAACCTGGGATGAGAAGATGGAGTTTTCCAGAGTAATGCAGAGCAGTAAAGGCGAGAACGGCACCGAAGGCAAACAGAGGACTGTCTATCAGACACTCAAAGCGAAAGAAATCTGGACAAAGAATCCTTTACC AGAGGGAGCGGAGAACATGTACTACTTCTCCTCACTGGCCTTGACGCTCAATGAGCATGAAGAGGGAGTGGCGCCGACAGACAGTCGCAGACGCCCTGACCAACGGTTAATGGAGGACGGCCGTTGGGACGAGGCcaatgcagaaaaacagagactgGAGGAGAAACAACGCATTACAcggcgagagagggagagggaggctGTCAAGGTAGCCAGTTCACCTGaggaag CTGTCACTGAGGATTCAATCAATGATTCACCCTTGAAAA TGGAGACTGCCACAGAAGCTAATGAGGTTTCAGAAGAAA CTGACACAGAGGACTCTCCCCCTCACACACCTGTTGCAT CCTCTTATGGACCATCTCCTCCCCCTTATACAA GCATCCATCAGGACAACCACCAGGCACTGTGGTTTGAGAAGTTGGACGACCCAGTATCCGGAGAGACCTTGCATGTCTACAAGGGCGGTTACTGGGAGGCAAAGGACCAAGCTGAATGGGACCTGTGCCCCGACATCTTCTAA
- the osbp gene encoding oxysterol-binding protein 1 isoform X7: protein MSEPKPPTPTPGDNYKGWLFKWTNYIKGYQRRWFVLSNGLLSYYRSQAEMGHTCRGTINLATANIAVEDSCNFVISNGGAQTYHLKANSEIERQRWITALELAKAKAVHMQAESDDSGDECPAVPPTSGQGGGCRNSEVQSTLRTLNSKVEDLTTCNDLIVKHGSALQRSLTELEAVRVGGDMGEKIRQVTERATLFRITSNAMINACRDFLSLAQSHSKRWQKALQVERDQRIRLEETLEQLAKQHNHLERAFRGATVLPSSFSNSTLGNKGGAGKGDASDEDDDNEFFDAMEDPAEFITVPADPKYHRRSGSNVSGLSSETGMDDQSVNFDEQSLASNPESPQPLELEPVRQRRTRIPDKPNYYLNLWSIMKNCIGKELSKIPMPVNFNEPLSMLQRLSEDLEYFELLDKAAKCQSSLEQMCYVAAFTVSSYSTTVHRTGKPFNPLLGETFELDRLKECGYRSLCEQVSHHPPAAAHHAFSEKGWSLRQEITLASKFRGKYLSIMPLGSIQCLFEKSNNHYSWKKVTTTIHNIIVGKLWIDQSGEIDVVNHKTGDRCHLKFTPYSYFSRDVPRKVTGVVTDKEGKAHYVLSGTWDEKMEFSRVMQSSKGENGTEGKQRTVYQTLKAKEIWTKNPLPEGAENMYYFSSLALTLNEHEEGVAPTDSRRRPDQRLMEDGRWDEANAEKQRLEEKQRITRREREREAVKVASSPEEAVTEDSINDSPLKMETATEANEVSEETSYGPSPPPYTTEGNEGPYGAQVKSIHQDNHQALWFEKLDDPVSGETLHVYKGGYWEAKDQAEWDLCPDIF, encoded by the exons ATGTCGGAGCCCAAGCCCCCAACCCCAACCCCTGGAGACAACTACAAGGGCTGGCTCTTCAAATGGACTAACTACATTAAAGGTTACCAGAGACGCTGGTTTGTCCTAAGCAATGGACTTCTGTCTTACTACAG GAGCCAGGCAGAGATGGGTCACACATGTCGAGGCACCATCAATTTGGCAACTGCCAATATTGCTGTTGAGGACTCCTGTAATTTTGTCATTTCCAATGGAGGGGCACAAACCTATCACCTTAAGGCCAACTCAGAAATAGAGCGCCAGCGATGGATCACTGCTCTGGAGCTTGCCAAGGCAAAGGCTGTCCACATGCAGGCTGAATCAG aTGACTCAGGCGATGAATGTCCAGCTGTGCCCCCCACCTCAGGACAGGGTGGCGGTTGCCGTAACTCAGAAGTCCAGTCCACACTACGCACACTCAACAGCAAGGTGGAGGACCTCACCACCTGTAATGATCTTATTGTAAAGCATGGCTCTGCCCTCCAAAG gtctctGACAGAACTGGAGGCGGTTCGTGTCGGAGGCGACATGGGGGAAAAGATAAGACAAGTTACAGAAAGAGCAACGCTGTTCAGAATAACCTCCAACGCCATGATTAAT GCTTGTAGAGACTTTCTCTCCCTGGCACAGAGCCACAGTAAGCGCTGGCAGAAGGCCTTACAGGTTGAAAGAGACCAGAGGATACGGCTGGAGGAGACTCTGGAGCAGCTTGCTAAACAGCACAACCACTTGGAAAGAGCTTTCCGAGGAGCTACAGTTCTCCCATCTTCATTCAGCAATTCCACCTTAGGAAACAAAG GTGGGGCAGGAAAAGGTGATGCcagtgatgaggatgatgataaCGAATTCTTTGATGCTATGGAAGACCCAGCAGAGTTTATTACTGTCCCTGCTGATCCCAAGTATCACAG AAGATCTGGCAGCAACGTCAGCGGGCTCAGCAGTGAGACTGGAATGGACGATCAGTCCGTTAAT TTTGATGAGCAGTCTTTGGCATCCAATCCAGAGTCTCCACAGCCCCTGGAGCTAGAGCCAGTTAGACAAAGAAGGACACGAATCCCCGACAAGCCCAACTATTACCTCAACCTGTGGAGCATTATGAAGAATTGCATTGGAAAGGAGCTCTCAAAGATACCAATGCCT GTGAATTTCAATGAGCCCCTCTCAATGCTGCAACGTCTATCTGAAGACCTGGAGTACTTCGAACTGCTGGATAAGGCTGCTAAATGTCAGAGCTCTCTGGAGCAGATGTGTTATGTTGCTGCGTTTACAGTCTCCTCCTATTCCACAACAGTCCACCGCACAGGAAAGCCCTTCAATCCTCTACTGGGTGAAACATTTGAGCTTGACAGGCTAAAAGAGTGCGGCTACCGCTCCCTCTGTGAACAG GTGAGTCACCatccacctgctgctgctcaccaCGCCTTCTCAGAAAAGGGCTGGAGCCTCAGACAAGAAATCACCTTGGCCAGCAAGTTCAGAGGAAAATATCTTTCCATCATGCCTTTGG GTTCTATTCAGTGTCTATTTGAAAAGAGCAACAATCACTACTCCTGGAAGAAAGtgacaacaacaatacacaacattaTTGTTGGTAAATTATGGATTGACCAG TCAGGCGAGATCGATGTGGTGAACCACAAGACAGGAGATCGCTGCCACCTGAAGTTTACTCCTTACAGTTACTTCTCTAGGGATGTACCAAGAAAG GTCACTGGAGTTGTCACAGACAAGGAAGGAAAGGCCCACTATGTGCTATCAGGAACCTGGGATGAGAAGATGGAGTTTTCCAGAGTAATGCAGAGCAGTAAAGGCGAGAACGGCACCGAAGGCAAACAGAGGACTGTCTATCAGACACTCAAAGCGAAAGAAATCTGGACAAAGAATCCTTTACC AGAGGGAGCGGAGAACATGTACTACTTCTCCTCACTGGCCTTGACGCTCAATGAGCATGAAGAGGGAGTGGCGCCGACAGACAGTCGCAGACGCCCTGACCAACGGTTAATGGAGGACGGCCGTTGGGACGAGGCcaatgcagaaaaacagagactgGAGGAGAAACAACGCATTACAcggcgagagagggagagggaggctGTCAAGGTAGCCAGTTCACCTGaggaag CTGTCACTGAGGATTCAATCAATGATTCACCCTTGAAAA TGGAGACTGCCACAGAAGCTAATGAGGTTTCAGAAGAAA CCTCTTATGGACCATCTCCTCCCCCTTATACAA CTGAAGGCAACGAAGGTCCTTATGGAGCGCAAGTCAAAA GCATCCATCAGGACAACCACCAGGCACTGTGGTTTGAGAAGTTGGACGACCCAGTATCCGGAGAGACCTTGCATGTCTACAAGGGCGGTTACTGGGAGGCAAAGGACCAAGCTGAATGGGACCTGTGCCCCGACATCTTCTAA
- the osbp gene encoding oxysterol-binding protein 1 isoform X10 yields MSEPKPPTPTPGDNYKGWLFKWTNYIKGYQRRWFVLSNGLLSYYRSQAEMGHTCRGTINLATANIAVEDSCNFVISNGGAQTYHLKANSEIERQRWITALELAKAKAVHMQAESDDSGDECPAVPPTSGQGGGCRNSEVQSTLRTLNSKVEDLTTCNDLIVKHGSALQRSLTELEAVRVGGDMGEKIRQVTERATLFRITSNAMINACRDFLSLAQSHSKRWQKALQVERDQRIRLEETLEQLAKQHNHLERAFRGATVLPSSFSNSTLGNKGGAGKGDASDEDDDNEFFDAMEDPAEFITVPADPKYHRRSGSNVSGLSSETGMDDQSVNFDEQSLASNPESPQPLELEPVRQRRTRIPDKPNYYLNLWSIMKNCIGKELSKIPMPVNFNEPLSMLQRLSEDLEYFELLDKAAKCQSSLEQMCYVAAFTVSSYSTTVHRTGKPFNPLLGETFELDRLKECGYRSLCEQVSHHPPAAAHHAFSEKGWSLRQEITLASKFRGKYLSIMPLGSIQCLFEKSNNHYSWKKVTTTIHNIIVGKLWIDQSGEIDVVNHKTGDRCHLKFTPYSYFSRDVPRKVTGVVTDKEGKAHYVLSGTWDEKMEFSRVMQSSKGENGTEGKQRTVYQTLKAKEIWTKNPLPEGAENMYYFSSLALTLNEHEEGVAPTDSRRRPDQRLMEDGRWDEANAEKQRLEEKQRITRREREREAVKVASSPEEAVTEDSINDSPLKMETATEANEVSEETDTEDSPPHTPVACIHQDNHQALWFEKLDDPVSGETLHVYKGGYWEAKDQAEWDLCPDIF; encoded by the exons ATGTCGGAGCCCAAGCCCCCAACCCCAACCCCTGGAGACAACTACAAGGGCTGGCTCTTCAAATGGACTAACTACATTAAAGGTTACCAGAGACGCTGGTTTGTCCTAAGCAATGGACTTCTGTCTTACTACAG GAGCCAGGCAGAGATGGGTCACACATGTCGAGGCACCATCAATTTGGCAACTGCCAATATTGCTGTTGAGGACTCCTGTAATTTTGTCATTTCCAATGGAGGGGCACAAACCTATCACCTTAAGGCCAACTCAGAAATAGAGCGCCAGCGATGGATCACTGCTCTGGAGCTTGCCAAGGCAAAGGCTGTCCACATGCAGGCTGAATCAG aTGACTCAGGCGATGAATGTCCAGCTGTGCCCCCCACCTCAGGACAGGGTGGCGGTTGCCGTAACTCAGAAGTCCAGTCCACACTACGCACACTCAACAGCAAGGTGGAGGACCTCACCACCTGTAATGATCTTATTGTAAAGCATGGCTCTGCCCTCCAAAG gtctctGACAGAACTGGAGGCGGTTCGTGTCGGAGGCGACATGGGGGAAAAGATAAGACAAGTTACAGAAAGAGCAACGCTGTTCAGAATAACCTCCAACGCCATGATTAAT GCTTGTAGAGACTTTCTCTCCCTGGCACAGAGCCACAGTAAGCGCTGGCAGAAGGCCTTACAGGTTGAAAGAGACCAGAGGATACGGCTGGAGGAGACTCTGGAGCAGCTTGCTAAACAGCACAACCACTTGGAAAGAGCTTTCCGAGGAGCTACAGTTCTCCCATCTTCATTCAGCAATTCCACCTTAGGAAACAAAG GTGGGGCAGGAAAAGGTGATGCcagtgatgaggatgatgataaCGAATTCTTTGATGCTATGGAAGACCCAGCAGAGTTTATTACTGTCCCTGCTGATCCCAAGTATCACAG AAGATCTGGCAGCAACGTCAGCGGGCTCAGCAGTGAGACTGGAATGGACGATCAGTCCGTTAAT TTTGATGAGCAGTCTTTGGCATCCAATCCAGAGTCTCCACAGCCCCTGGAGCTAGAGCCAGTTAGACAAAGAAGGACACGAATCCCCGACAAGCCCAACTATTACCTCAACCTGTGGAGCATTATGAAGAATTGCATTGGAAAGGAGCTCTCAAAGATACCAATGCCT GTGAATTTCAATGAGCCCCTCTCAATGCTGCAACGTCTATCTGAAGACCTGGAGTACTTCGAACTGCTGGATAAGGCTGCTAAATGTCAGAGCTCTCTGGAGCAGATGTGTTATGTTGCTGCGTTTACAGTCTCCTCCTATTCCACAACAGTCCACCGCACAGGAAAGCCCTTCAATCCTCTACTGGGTGAAACATTTGAGCTTGACAGGCTAAAAGAGTGCGGCTACCGCTCCCTCTGTGAACAG GTGAGTCACCatccacctgctgctgctcaccaCGCCTTCTCAGAAAAGGGCTGGAGCCTCAGACAAGAAATCACCTTGGCCAGCAAGTTCAGAGGAAAATATCTTTCCATCATGCCTTTGG GTTCTATTCAGTGTCTATTTGAAAAGAGCAACAATCACTACTCCTGGAAGAAAGtgacaacaacaatacacaacattaTTGTTGGTAAATTATGGATTGACCAG TCAGGCGAGATCGATGTGGTGAACCACAAGACAGGAGATCGCTGCCACCTGAAGTTTACTCCTTACAGTTACTTCTCTAGGGATGTACCAAGAAAG GTCACTGGAGTTGTCACAGACAAGGAAGGAAAGGCCCACTATGTGCTATCAGGAACCTGGGATGAGAAGATGGAGTTTTCCAGAGTAATGCAGAGCAGTAAAGGCGAGAACGGCACCGAAGGCAAACAGAGGACTGTCTATCAGACACTCAAAGCGAAAGAAATCTGGACAAAGAATCCTTTACC AGAGGGAGCGGAGAACATGTACTACTTCTCCTCACTGGCCTTGACGCTCAATGAGCATGAAGAGGGAGTGGCGCCGACAGACAGTCGCAGACGCCCTGACCAACGGTTAATGGAGGACGGCCGTTGGGACGAGGCcaatgcagaaaaacagagactgGAGGAGAAACAACGCATTACAcggcgagagagggagagggaggctGTCAAGGTAGCCAGTTCACCTGaggaag CTGTCACTGAGGATTCAATCAATGATTCACCCTTGAAAA TGGAGACTGCCACAGAAGCTAATGAGGTTTCAGAAGAAA CTGACACAGAGGACTCTCCCCCTCACACACCTGTTGCAT GCATCCATCAGGACAACCACCAGGCACTGTGGTTTGAGAAGTTGGACGACCCAGTATCCGGAGAGACCTTGCATGTCTACAAGGGCGGTTACTGGGAGGCAAAGGACCAAGCTGAATGGGACCTGTGCCCCGACATCTTCTAA